One Telluria mixta DNA window includes the following coding sequences:
- a CDS encoding oxidoreductase-like domain-containing protein produces the protein MSDPVTPLPDPRPLPPIEPALEDCCGSGCPNCIFDVYQMLLANYKEALAAWEVRHPEAAGEAPSSQP, from the coding sequence ATGTCCGATCCCGTCACACCCCTGCCCGACCCGCGGCCGCTGCCACCCATCGAACCTGCGCTGGAAGATTGCTGCGGCTCCGGCTGTCCGAACTGCATCTTCGACGTCTACCAGATGCTGCTTGCCAACTACAAGGAAGCGCTGGCGGCGTGGGAGGTGCGGCATCCGGAAGCCGCTGGCGAGGCACCTTCTTCCCAACCATGA
- a CDS encoding NAD(P)-binding protein, whose amino-acid sequence MNTNEQQRTVAVLGAGPVGLAAAAHLIGRGLTPLVFEAGPVPGANLASYRHVRLFSPWQYDVDKAARQLLERHGWTAPAADALPTAGELIDDYLAPLAATPEIAPHLLLGHRVTAITRAGFDKVRTKGRDGAPFLIRADTAEGPRQYLAGAVIDATGTWSHPNPLGADGIPALGEAALAARIDYGMPDVLGSARARFAGKRILVVGAGHSAAGTLIALARLAQDDPGTRIVWATRGARLDRVFGGGDADGLPARGQLGMRLKALRDAGGLELRQGFRIHALSEIDGRLRVTGAPVAGTVPVIDGIDRIVCAAGARPDLSLTRELRVRHDPWLESTDALAPLIDPNEHSCGTVRPHGHRELAHPEPGYYVVGAKSYGRAPNFLLATGYEQVRSVVAALAGDLAAADDVQLDLPETGVCNTRLTYDDAASGTADGCCGVAPAVAAACCVPAPGAGGTCGCRTPAAAGCCA is encoded by the coding sequence ATGAATACGAACGAACAACAACGCACGGTCGCGGTACTGGGAGCCGGTCCGGTGGGACTCGCGGCAGCCGCGCACCTGATCGGGCGCGGCCTGACACCCCTGGTGTTCGAGGCCGGACCGGTGCCGGGCGCCAACCTCGCGAGCTACCGCCACGTACGCCTGTTCTCGCCGTGGCAGTACGACGTGGACAAGGCGGCGCGACAGCTGCTGGAGCGCCACGGGTGGACGGCGCCGGCTGCGGATGCGTTGCCGACCGCCGGCGAACTGATCGACGACTATCTGGCGCCGCTCGCGGCCACGCCCGAGATCGCGCCGCACCTGCTGCTCGGACACCGCGTGACCGCCATCACGCGCGCCGGCTTCGACAAGGTCAGGACGAAGGGCCGCGACGGTGCGCCGTTCCTCATCCGCGCCGACACGGCCGAGGGCCCGCGCCAGTACTTGGCCGGCGCGGTGATCGATGCGACCGGTACGTGGTCGCATCCGAATCCGCTGGGCGCGGACGGCATTCCCGCGCTCGGCGAAGCGGCGCTGGCGGCGCGTATCGATTACGGCATGCCCGACGTGCTGGGAAGTGCGCGCGCCCGTTTCGCAGGAAAGCGGATCCTCGTCGTGGGTGCGGGCCACTCCGCAGCCGGCACGCTGATCGCGCTCGCCCGGCTGGCGCAGGACGACCCGGGAACGCGCATCGTGTGGGCGACCCGCGGTGCCCGGCTCGACCGCGTGTTCGGCGGCGGCGACGCGGACGGATTGCCGGCGCGCGGCCAGCTGGGGATGCGTCTCAAGGCGCTGCGCGACGCGGGCGGCCTGGAATTGCGGCAGGGCTTCCGCATCCATGCACTGAGCGAGATCGATGGGCGGCTGCGGGTGACGGGCGCACCGGTCGCCGGCACGGTGCCGGTGATCGACGGGATCGACCGCATCGTCTGCGCGGCGGGTGCCCGGCCCGACCTGAGCCTGACCCGCGAACTGCGCGTGCGCCACGACCCCTGGCTCGAGAGCACGGATGCGTTGGCGCCGCTGATCGACCCGAACGAACACAGTTGCGGCACCGTCCGGCCGCACGGACACCGCGAGCTGGCGCACCCGGAGCCTGGCTATTACGTCGTCGGCGCCAAAAGTTACGGCCGCGCGCCGAACTTCCTGTTGGCGACCGGGTACGAGCAGGTGCGTTCCGTCGTCGCCGCGCTGGCGGGCGACCTGGCGGCCGCCGACGACGTGCAGCTCGACCTCCCGGAAACGGGCGTCTGCAATACGCGGCTCACCTACGACGATGCCGCATCCGGAACGGCGGACGGCTGCTGCGGCGTGGCTCCGGCGGTGGCCGCTGCCTGCTGTGTGCCGGCGCCGGGTGCGGGCGGCACGTGCGGCTGCCGTACACCCGCCGCGGCAGGCTGCTGCGCCTGA
- a CDS encoding MFS transporter, with amino-acid sequence MHRPSTTIGILAVTQIVSWGSLYYAFTILAPGIRRDLGLAPELVFGAFSWALLVAGLAATPVGILLDRHGGRHVMAAGSFLCFLGMAWLARCTDVASYYAAWTLIGLAMALTLYEAAFAAIQRRFDAGARQAMSTLTLFGGFASTLFWPLTAWLETSYGWRDTYLLYGIVQLAVCMPLHLCLGADVPRAGPQQRDDPARGHTLAEAVRHPAFWTLALAFAANTFVFSAMAVHLIPLFERLGQARGTAVLLAALIGPMQVAGRVGEMAFARHTAPQTVGKLTFAMLPAALAVIALGGAQAWSVAAFCALYGLSNGILTILRGSLPRALFGREHYGAIAGAMAGPALVSKAAGPLIAAALLRRVDGAALLLSVLLAMSIASLALYLRAVGVGARPEETFDKRAV; translated from the coding sequence ATGCACCGGCCATCGACGACCATCGGCATCCTCGCCGTCACCCAGATCGTGTCCTGGGGTTCGCTGTACTATGCCTTCACCATCCTGGCGCCCGGCATCCGGCGCGACCTCGGCCTCGCGCCCGAGTTGGTGTTCGGCGCGTTTTCGTGGGCGCTGCTCGTCGCCGGGCTGGCCGCCACGCCGGTCGGGATCCTGCTGGACCGCCACGGCGGCCGCCATGTGATGGCTGCGGGCTCGTTCCTGTGCTTCCTGGGCATGGCCTGGCTCGCCCGCTGCACGGACGTGGCGTCGTATTACGCCGCCTGGACGCTGATCGGGCTGGCGATGGCGCTGACGTTGTACGAAGCCGCGTTTGCCGCGATCCAGCGGCGGTTCGACGCGGGCGCCAGGCAGGCGATGTCGACGCTGACACTGTTCGGCGGCTTCGCCAGCACGCTGTTCTGGCCGTTGACGGCCTGGCTCGAGACGTCGTACGGGTGGCGCGATACATACCTGTTGTACGGGATCGTGCAACTTGCCGTGTGCATGCCGCTGCACCTGTGCCTTGGCGCCGACGTTCCCCGGGCCGGTCCGCAACAACGCGATGACCCGGCGCGGGGACACACTCTGGCGGAAGCCGTGCGTCATCCCGCATTCTGGACGCTGGCGCTGGCATTCGCGGCCAATACCTTCGTCTTCTCGGCCATGGCAGTCCACCTGATTCCGCTGTTCGAGCGTCTCGGCCAGGCAAGGGGCACCGCGGTCCTGCTGGCCGCGCTGATCGGTCCCATGCAGGTGGCGGGACGCGTCGGGGAGATGGCGTTTGCGCGACATACGGCACCGCAAACGGTCGGCAAGCTGACGTTCGCCATGCTGCCGGCGGCCCTGGCCGTCATCGCGCTGGGCGGTGCGCAGGCCTGGTCGGTGGCCGCCTTCTGTGCCCTGTATGGCCTGAGCAACGGCATTCTGACGATCCTGCGCGGATCGTTGCCCCGGGCGTTGTTCGGACGTGAACACTATGGCGCCATCGCTGGCGCCATGGCCGGGCCCGCACTGGTGTCGAAGGCGGCGGGACCGTTGATCGCAGCCGCGCTGCTGCGGCGTGTGGATGGCGCGGCGCTGCTGTTGTCCGTGCTGCTGGCCATGTCGATCGCGTCCCTCGCGCTGTACCTGCGCGCCGTCGGCGTCGGGGCGCGGCCCGAGGAAACTTTTGACAAGCGTGCCGTCTGA
- a CDS encoding ArsR/SmtB family transcription factor: MSKSCCPPATDRARTTEIDADDLARMCKALSHPARVQLLRHLIDHGECYFGNLADVLPLAPSTISQHVTILKEAGLIEGSSDVQRVCYCVNRDRLQQLKLAIGAL, translated from the coding sequence ATGTCAAAGTCCTGCTGCCCCCCGGCGACCGATCGCGCCCGCACGACGGAAATCGATGCCGATGACCTTGCGCGCATGTGCAAGGCGTTGTCGCATCCCGCGCGCGTCCAGCTGCTGCGGCACCTGATCGATCACGGTGAATGCTATTTCGGGAACCTGGCCGACGTGTTGCCGCTGGCGCCGTCGACGATCTCGCAGCACGTCACGATCCTGAAGGAGGCCGGCCTGATCGAAGGCTCGTCGGACGTGCAACGGGTCTGCTACTGCGTCAACCGGGACCGGCTGCAGCAGCTGAAGCTGGCGATCGGGGCGCTTTAG
- a CDS encoding arsinothricin resistance N-acetyltransferase ArsN1 family B — translation MTSTHIRPATPQDAARICAIYNHYVTTTTVSFEEDAVGEPEMAQRIADVGAAGLPWLVLEADGTLAGYAYATKWRVRPAYRYSVESTVYLDKDCTGRGLGRILYGALLDELRKRELRLVIGGIAQPNEGSVGLHEALGFRKVAHFTDVGMKFGRWVDVGYWELNLGKDGAR, via the coding sequence ATGACATCTACCCACATCCGCCCCGCTACACCGCAGGACGCCGCCCGCATCTGTGCCATCTACAACCACTACGTCACGACGACGACGGTCAGCTTCGAAGAAGACGCGGTCGGCGAACCGGAGATGGCCCAGCGCATCGCCGACGTCGGCGCGGCTGGCCTGCCGTGGCTCGTGCTGGAAGCCGACGGCACGCTCGCCGGCTATGCGTATGCAACGAAATGGCGCGTGCGGCCGGCCTATCGCTATTCCGTGGAGAGCACGGTCTACCTGGACAAGGATTGCACCGGCCGGGGACTGGGACGAATTCTCTACGGGGCGCTGCTGGACGAGCTGCGCAAGCGCGAACTGCGCCTGGTCATCGGCGGCATCGCGCAGCCGAATGAAGGCAGCGTCGGCCTGCATGAAGCGCTGGGCTTCCGCAAGGTCGCCCACTTCACGGACGTCGGCATGAAATTCGGCCGCTGGGTCGACGTGGGCTATTGGGAGCTGAACCTCGGCAAGGACGGCGCGCGCTAA
- a CDS encoding arsenate reductase ArsC: MNVLFLCTGNSCRSLISEAVFNHLAPAGWHAISAGSHPTGRLNARALALLADKGIPTDGYYSKSWDDLPVTPDIVVTVCDSAAGETCPAYLGQVLRTHWGVEDPSHVSGTDDEIGAAFEQAYAILRARIEAFLALPPEQLAGDRAAFKTALDRIGSLLP, translated from the coding sequence ATGAACGTACTTTTCCTCTGCACCGGCAACTCCTGCCGCTCGCTGATCAGCGAAGCCGTCTTCAACCACCTGGCCCCCGCCGGCTGGCATGCCATCAGCGCCGGCAGCCACCCGACGGGCCGCCTGAACGCACGGGCACTCGCCCTGCTGGCCGACAAGGGCATCCCGACCGACGGCTATTACAGCAAGTCGTGGGACGACCTGCCCGTCACGCCCGACATCGTCGTCACCGTGTGCGACAGCGCGGCCGGCGAGACGTGCCCCGCCTACCTCGGCCAGGTGCTGCGCACGCACTGGGGCGTGGAAGATCCGAGCCACGTGTCCGGCACGGATGACGAGATCGGCGCCGCGTTCGAGCAGGCTTACGCGATCCTGCGCGCCCGCATCGAAGCATTCCTGGCGCTGCCGCCCGAGCAACTGGCCGGCGACCGCGCGGCATTCAAGACGGCGCTCGACCGCATCGGCAGCCTCCTACCGTGA
- a CDS encoding DUF421 domain-containing protein produces MFDMDLPWWEFVARGAMVYVALLVMVRLSGRRTISQLTPFDLLVVMLLSEAVSNGLSGGDDSVSGGLIIAATLLVLNAGFGMLAANSHRMETLLDGDSLLIGRDGVFFDKVLRRNRVGESDIQQALRQADCAQHEMQCAFLEADGSITIMKRPLATDPVRT; encoded by the coding sequence ATGTTCGATATGGATCTTCCCTGGTGGGAATTTGTTGCGCGAGGCGCGATGGTCTACGTCGCCCTGCTCGTCATGGTGCGATTGTCCGGACGGCGCACGATCAGCCAGCTGACGCCGTTCGACCTGCTCGTCGTGATGCTGTTGTCGGAAGCCGTGTCGAACGGCCTGTCGGGCGGTGACGATTCCGTAAGCGGCGGCCTGATCATCGCGGCCACGCTGCTCGTGCTGAACGCGGGATTCGGCATGCTTGCCGCCAACAGCCATCGAATGGAAACCTTGCTCGACGGTGACTCGCTGCTCATCGGCCGCGACGGCGTGTTCTTCGACAAGGTTTTGCGCCGCAACCGCGTGGGCGAATCCGACATCCAGCAGGCCCTGCGCCAGGCCGATTGCGCGCAGCACGAGATGCAGTGCGCCTTCCTCGAAGCCGACGGCAGCATCACGATCATGAAGCGGCCGCTGGCGACGGATCCGGTGCGCACCTGA
- a CDS encoding arsenic transporter — protein sequence MLPALLIFLATLVLVIWQPRGLGIGWSAAAGAAVALLAGVIRVDDIPVVWHIVWNATGAFVAIIVISLLLDRAGFFEWAALHVARWGAGDGRRLFVLLVLLGAAVAALFANDGAALILTPIVIAMLAALRFPPRATLACVMAAGFIADTSSLPLVVSNLVNIVSADYFGIGFARYAAVMVPVDIVAVLATLVALLAYFGRDLPARYDLAQLKRPVDAVRDRATFIAGWYVLALLLAGFFWLERAGVPISAVAATGALVLLAVAARGHVISVRAVLRGAPWQVVVFSLGMYLVVYGLRNAGLTDGLTALLARSAAHGTWGAALGTGFVTALLSSVMNNMPTVLVGALAIDAVPVTGAVREAMVYANVIGCDLGPKITPIGSLATLLWLHVLADKGIRISWGQYFRTGIVLTLPILLVTLAALALRLS from the coding sequence ATGCTGCCGGCGCTACTCATCTTTCTCGCCACGCTCGTCCTCGTCATCTGGCAGCCGCGCGGCCTCGGCATCGGCTGGAGCGCCGCCGCCGGCGCCGCCGTCGCGCTGCTCGCGGGTGTGATCCGCGTGGACGACATCCCCGTCGTCTGGCACATCGTCTGGAACGCCACCGGCGCGTTCGTCGCCATCATCGTCATCAGCCTGCTGCTCGACCGCGCGGGATTCTTCGAATGGGCCGCGCTGCATGTCGCGCGCTGGGGTGCGGGTGACGGCAGGCGGCTGTTCGTGCTGCTGGTGCTGCTCGGCGCGGCCGTCGCGGCACTGTTCGCGAACGACGGCGCGGCGCTGATCCTGACGCCGATCGTGATCGCGATGCTGGCCGCGCTGCGCTTCCCGCCGCGCGCCACGCTCGCGTGCGTGATGGCGGCCGGCTTCATCGCCGATACGTCCAGCCTGCCGCTGGTCGTCTCGAACCTCGTCAACATCGTGTCCGCGGATTATTTCGGCATCGGCTTCGCACGCTACGCGGCCGTGATGGTGCCGGTCGATATCGTCGCGGTGCTGGCGACGCTCGTCGCGCTCCTCGCGTATTTCGGCCGCGACCTGCCCGCCCGCTACGACCTCGCCCAGCTGAAGCGCCCGGTCGACGCCGTCCGCGACCGCGCGACCTTCATCGCCGGCTGGTACGTGCTGGCGCTGCTGCTGGCCGGCTTCTTTTGGCTGGAACGCGCGGGCGTGCCGATCAGTGCGGTGGCCGCGACGGGCGCGCTCGTGCTGCTGGCCGTCGCGGCGCGGGGCCATGTCATTTCCGTGCGCGCCGTGCTGCGCGGTGCGCCCTGGCAGGTCGTCGTGTTCTCGCTGGGGATGTACCTCGTGGTCTATGGCCTGCGCAACGCCGGCCTCACGGACGGCCTGACCGCGCTGCTGGCGCGCAGCGCGGCACACGGCACCTGGGGCGCCGCGCTCGGCACCGGTTTCGTCACCGCGCTGCTGTCGTCCGTGATGAACAACATGCCGACCGTGCTGGTCGGCGCGCTCGCGATCGATGCCGTTCCGGTCACCGGCGCCGTGCGCGAAGCGATGGTGTATGCCAATGTGATCGGCTGCGACCTCGGTCCGAAGATCACGCCCATCGGCAGCCTGGCCACGCTGTTATGGCTGCACGTGCTGGCGGACAAAGGCATCCGCATTTCCTGGGGCCAGTACTTCCGCACCGGCATCGTGCTGACCCTGCCGATCCTGCTCGTGACGCTGGCCGCGCTGGCGCTGCGGCTTTCCTGA
- a CDS encoding ArsR/SmtB family transcription factor: MDDKKAVTALAALAQESRLATFRLLVQAGPDGLAASRIAEALGVPPSSLSFHLKELTHADLIVPRQEGRFVIYAARFDTMSTLLGFLTENCCGGTPCSRDTSCC, from the coding sequence ATGGACGACAAGAAAGCGGTGACAGCCCTCGCCGCCCTCGCGCAGGAATCGCGACTGGCAACCTTCCGTCTCCTCGTGCAGGCCGGCCCGGACGGGCTGGCCGCCAGCAGGATCGCGGAAGCGCTCGGCGTCCCGCCCTCCTCGCTCTCGTTCCACCTGAAAGAACTGACCCACGCCGACCTCATCGTGCCACGCCAGGAAGGCCGGTTCGTCATCTATGCCGCCAGGTTCGACACGATGAGCACGCTGCTCGGCTTCCTCACCGAAAACTGCTGCGGCGGCACGCCCTGCTCGCGCGACACCTCCTGCTGCTGA
- a CDS encoding response regulator, translated as MSDRIVIVEDEPELAALVADYAHAAGYTADVFGDGAAALDALRRDPPALVVLDLMLPGLDGLALCRALRADANPLLADLPVVMVTARVEEIDRLLGLEAGADDYLCKPFSPRELVARIKAILRRAGRPAPVVAVDTLARRIAVHGKALDLTPTEYGILAALARRPGQVFSRAQLLDLAREGNASLDVTDRAIDTHVKNLRRKLDAALPGVDAIRSIYGLGYRFDL; from the coding sequence ATGAGCGATCGCATCGTCATCGTCGAGGACGAGCCGGAACTGGCCGCGCTGGTGGCCGACTATGCGCACGCGGCCGGCTACACGGCCGACGTATTCGGCGACGGCGCCGCAGCGCTGGACGCGTTGCGCCGCGATCCGCCCGCGCTGGTCGTGCTGGATTTGATGCTGCCGGGGCTCGACGGCCTGGCGCTGTGCCGCGCGCTGCGCGCGGACGCGAACCCGCTGCTGGCCGACCTGCCCGTCGTGATGGTGACGGCGCGCGTGGAAGAAATCGACCGCCTGCTGGGCCTCGAGGCAGGCGCCGACGATTACCTGTGCAAGCCGTTCAGCCCGCGCGAACTCGTCGCCCGCATCAAGGCGATCCTGCGCCGCGCGGGGCGGCCGGCGCCGGTCGTCGCCGTCGACACGCTGGCCCGCCGCATCGCCGTCCACGGCAAGGCCCTCGACCTGACGCCGACGGAATACGGCATCCTGGCCGCGCTGGCGCGCCGTCCCGGCCAGGTCTTTTCGCGCGCCCAGCTGCTCGACCTCGCGCGCGAGGGCAACGCGAGCCTCGACGTGACGGACCGCGCCATCGACACCCACGTCAAGAACCTCCGGCGCAAGCTCGACGCCGCGCTGCCGGGCGTGGACGCCATCCGTTCGATCTACGGGCTCGGCTACCGCTTCGACCTGTGA
- a CDS encoding OmpP1/FadL family transporter gives MNQKHLTLLVALALGASLDASASGYRFGSQSVSSQGTAEANGAEAADASTIFANPAGLTRLEGRQIVGGITAVVPHSTFQDAGSTRFTKTSTGGVKSQDDYAPSVVAAPTLYYSQKINSQWTAGVGVFVPYGTKLDYDDNWSGRYSLTNIKLESININPSVAFKLSEQHSFGFGIDIEHMKASLRQGVDVPGSIAAAQAAGSGAALVRQIAALGGNPAALATAGDAHAGVEGKDWGYGFNLGYLYSPTPDTRFGIAYRSSIKHELKGGAVWDFSTVTSDAVVNKVLQGASHHVNSAARVDVTTPETLSLNAFHQFDAKWAGMADVTWTRHSRMGNIDIKFVDTNAGDLVIRQQWKNTVRVALGANYALNDAVTLRGGIAHDDSPVQGDTLRHAALPDADRLQLSFGANWKLSPASSLDLAYSWLHFSDASGNYTNNCNPVMAGCTGNGETTRGTWKTRMQLIGLAYNYKF, from the coding sequence ATGAACCAGAAACACCTGACCCTGCTCGTCGCCCTGGCCCTGGGCGCGTCGCTTGACGCGAGCGCCTCCGGCTACCGCTTCGGCTCCCAGAGCGTGTCCTCCCAGGGCACGGCGGAAGCCAACGGCGCCGAAGCCGCCGATGCATCCACCATCTTCGCCAACCCGGCCGGCCTGACGCGCCTGGAAGGCCGCCAGATCGTCGGCGGCATCACCGCCGTCGTCCCGCACTCGACGTTCCAGGATGCCGGCTCGACCCGCTTCACCAAAACGTCCACCGGCGGCGTGAAGTCGCAGGACGACTACGCGCCGAGCGTCGTCGCCGCCCCGACGCTGTACTACAGCCAGAAGATCAACAGCCAGTGGACGGCTGGCGTCGGCGTGTTCGTCCCGTACGGCACCAAGCTGGATTACGACGACAACTGGTCGGGCCGCTACTCGCTCACCAACATCAAGCTGGAGTCCATCAACATCAACCCGTCGGTGGCATTCAAGCTCTCCGAGCAGCACAGCTTCGGCTTCGGCATAGACATCGAGCACATGAAGGCCAGCCTGCGCCAGGGCGTGGACGTGCCGGGCTCGATCGCCGCCGCGCAGGCCGCCGGCAGCGGCGCCGCGCTGGTGCGCCAGATCGCCGCGCTGGGCGGCAACCCGGCCGCGCTGGCGACCGCGGGCGACGCGCACGCGGGCGTGGAAGGCAAGGACTGGGGCTATGGCTTCAACCTGGGCTACCTGTACTCGCCCACGCCGGATACCCGCTTCGGCATCGCCTACCGCTCGTCGATCAAGCATGAGCTGAAAGGCGGCGCGGTGTGGGACTTCTCGACCGTCACGAGCGACGCCGTCGTGAACAAGGTCCTGCAGGGCGCTTCGCACCACGTGAACTCCGCCGCGCGCGTGGACGTCACCACGCCGGAGACGTTGTCGCTGAACGCCTTCCACCAGTTCGACGCGAAATGGGCCGGCATGGCCGACGTGACCTGGACGCGCCATTCGCGTATGGGCAACATCGACATCAAGTTCGTCGACACGAACGCGGGCGACCTCGTGATCCGCCAGCAGTGGAAGAACACCGTGCGCGTGGCACTGGGCGCGAACTACGCCCTGAACGACGCCGTGACGCTGCGCGGCGGCATCGCGCACGACGACTCGCCGGTGCAAGGCGACACGCTGCGCCACGCCGCACTGCCGGACGCCGACCGCCTGCAACTGTCGTTCGGTGCGAACTGGAAGCTGTCCCCGGCCTCGTCGCTGGACCTGGCCTACAGCTGGCTGCATTTCAGCGATGCGAGCGGCAACTACACCAACAACTGCAATCCGGTGATGGCGGGCTGCACCGGCAACGGCGAGACGACGCGCGGGACGTGGAAGACCCGCATGCAGTTGATCGGGCTGGCGTACAACTACAAGTTCTGA
- the arsH gene encoding arsenical resistance protein ArsH, with translation MNDLPNIDFERLDLPTPASLEPVGSLDHPPRILMLYGSLRERSFSRFLTYEAARILEHFGADVKIFDPMELPMVGSVPETHPKVVELRELCLWSEGQVWCSPERHGAVTAVMKNQIDWIPLEQGAVRPSQGRTLAVMQVCGGSQSFNVVNTLRLLGRWMRMFTIPNQSSVPMAYKEFDEAGRMRPSAYYDRVVDVMEELFKFTLLLRGRTDYLTDRYSERSERARKAIDRQIGKL, from the coding sequence ATGAATGACCTGCCCAACATCGATTTCGAACGCCTCGACCTGCCGACGCCAGCCAGCCTGGAACCCGTCGGCAGCCTCGATCATCCGCCGCGCATCCTGATGCTGTACGGTTCGCTGCGCGAGCGCTCGTTCAGCCGCTTCCTCACCTACGAGGCGGCGCGCATCCTCGAACACTTCGGCGCCGACGTCAAGATCTTCGACCCGATGGAACTGCCGATGGTGGGCAGCGTGCCGGAGACGCACCCGAAAGTCGTCGAACTGCGCGAACTGTGCCTGTGGTCCGAGGGCCAGGTCTGGTGCAGCCCGGAGCGCCATGGCGCCGTCACGGCCGTCATGAAGAACCAGATCGACTGGATCCCGCTCGAACAGGGTGCGGTGCGGCCCAGCCAGGGGCGGACGCTCGCCGTGATGCAGGTCTGCGGCGGTTCGCAATCGTTCAACGTGGTCAACACCTTGCGCCTGCTGGGCCGCTGGATGCGCATGTTCACGATCCCGAACCAGTCCTCGGTGCCGATGGCGTACAAAGAATTCGACGAGGCCGGCCGCATGCGCCCGTCCGCCTACTACGACCGCGTCGTCGACGTGATGGAAGAACTTTTCAAGTTCACGCTGCTGCTGCGCGGCCGCACGGATTACCTGACCGACCGCTACAGCGAACGCAGCGAACGGGCCCGCAAGGCCATCGACCGGCAGATCGGCAAGCTGTAG
- a CDS encoding methyl-accepting chemotaxis protein, with protein sequence MLNWLKTTLIPSASAFAPTGRSGMTARVRSLVLNARDGSIRTAINAARLRKEVDQSLDKARQQYTASRELAASAREVTALSASVKAGTDDIAGTADRNLAVARASMDELSHLEARMRAIEDKVDGFARTVGQLDHHARSISEFGGIIQRIANQTNLLAINAAIEAARAGEAGRGFAVVAAEVRRLSQLVNEETSKIAGVNSEMRTLVESTTGATQEILEGVNASAREIGSAAGHFKTFVADFERMTGTVNEMAVAMQSLDSISQSIGRQVTDMATNASETGKSMADASRRVDEVRATTEEMQGVLAEFRTGGTTFDGLVEATTQLRDAVGRSLAGHLARGADIFDQAYRPIEGSDPPRFTTGYDRTVERDLQALFDRVLSDLPGCTYALAVDTRGYAPTHNSKFSQTPTGRREHDLVYCRNKRIFDDPVGAKLAANRKPFLFQTYLRDTGEVINDLSMPLEIGGRHWGAVRVGFDSSKL encoded by the coding sequence ATGTTGAATTGGTTAAAAACGACGCTGATACCGTCCGCGTCGGCGTTCGCGCCGACCGGCCGGTCCGGCATGACCGCCCGCGTGCGCAGCCTCGTGCTGAATGCGCGCGACGGCAGCATCCGCACGGCGATCAACGCGGCGCGCCTGCGCAAGGAGGTCGACCAGTCGCTCGACAAGGCGCGCCAGCAGTACACCGCGTCGCGCGAACTGGCGGCGTCGGCGCGCGAGGTGACGGCGCTGTCGGCCAGCGTCAAGGCCGGCACGGACGACATCGCGGGCACGGCGGACCGTAACCTCGCCGTGGCGCGCGCGTCGATGGACGAACTGTCGCACCTGGAAGCGCGCATGCGCGCGATCGAGGACAAGGTGGACGGCTTCGCGCGCACCGTCGGGCAGCTGGACCACCACGCCCGCTCGATCAGCGAGTTCGGCGGCATCATCCAGCGCATCGCCAACCAGACCAACCTCCTGGCCATCAACGCCGCGATCGAAGCGGCACGCGCGGGCGAGGCCGGCCGCGGTTTCGCCGTCGTGGCGGCCGAGGTGCGGCGCCTGTCGCAGCTGGTCAACGAGGAGACGAGCAAGATCGCGGGCGTCAACAGCGAGATGCGCACGCTCGTCGAGTCGACCACCGGCGCCACCCAGGAGATCCTGGAAGGCGTGAACGCGTCGGCGCGCGAGATCGGGTCGGCGGCGGGCCACTTCAAGACCTTCGTCGCGGATTTCGAGCGCATGACGGGCACCGTCAACGAAATGGCCGTGGCGATGCAGTCCCTGGACAGCATCAGCCAGTCGATCGGCCGCCAGGTCACCGACATGGCGACGAATGCGTCGGAGACGGGCAAGTCGATGGCCGACGCGTCGCGCCGCGTCGACGAGGTGCGCGCGACCACCGAGGAAATGCAGGGCGTGCTGGCCGAGTTCCGCACGGGCGGCACGACGTTCGACGGCCTCGTCGAAGCGACGACGCAGCTGCGCGACGCCGTCGGCCGCAGCCTTGCCGGCCACCTGGCGCGCGGCGCGGACATCTTCGACCAGGCCTACCGCCCGATCGAGGGCTCGGATCCGCCGCGCTTCACGACGGGTTACGACCGCACCGTGGAGCGCGACCTGCAGGCGCTGTTCGATCGGGTCCTGTCCGACCTGCCGGGGTGCACGTATGCGCTCGCGGTGGACACGCGCGGGTACGCGCCCACGCATAACAGCAAGTTCTCGCAGACGCCGACGGGCCGGCGCGAGCACGATCTCGTCTACTGCCGCAACAAGCGCATCTTCGACGACCCGGTGGGCGCGAAGCTGGCCGCGAACCGCAAGCCTTTCCTGTTCCAGACCTATCTGCGCGATACGGGGGAGGTGATCAACGACCTGTCGATGCCGCTCGAGATCGGCGGCCGGCACTGGGGTGCGGTGCGCGTCGGGTTCGATTCCTCCAAGTTGTAA